The DNA window GAGGTCGCGGCAGCCGAGTACGCACCCGCCTTCCTGGTCGTCGGCTACGACGAGGCCCGCCAGGCCCTCAGCCACCCCGGTCTGGCGAAGGACTGGAGCAGCGGCGCGGTCCTGCCGGGCATCACGGTCACCGAAGCCAACAGCAACATGCTGGAGGCCGACCCGCCGCACCACACCCGGCTCCGCCGCCTGGTCGCCCGCGAGTTCACCACCCGCCGCGTGCAGGCCATGCGTCCCCGCGTCCAGCAGATCACCGACGAACTGCTCGACGCGATGGCCGCCCGCCCGCAGCGCACCGCCGACCTGGTCAAGGCCCTCGCGTTCCCGCTCCCGATGACCGTCATCGGCGAACTGCTCGGCGTCCCCGACCTGGACCGCGAGCGCTTCAGCTACTGGTCCAAGGAGGTCCTCGCCCCCACCTCCGTCGCCCCGAGCACCACGGCGCACCAGAAGCTCGGCGAGTACCTCACCGAACTCGTCGCGGCCAAGGCGAAGGACCCGGGGGAGGACCTGCTCAGCGCCCTCATCCGGACCCGGGACGAGGACGGCGACGCGTTGTCCCCCGAAGAACTCATCGGCATGGCCTTCCTGCTGCTGATCGCCGGCCACGAGACCACCGTCAACCTCATCTCCAACGGCACGCGCGCCCTGCTGGCCCACCCGGACCAACTGGCCGCCCTGCGCGCCGACCACGACGGACTGCTCGACGGCGCGATCGAGGAGATGCTGCGCTACGACGGGCCGGTGCAGAACTCCACCTACCGCTACGCCCGCGAGGACATGGAGATCGGCGGCACCGCCATCCCGGCCGGCGCC is part of the Streptomyces sp. NBC_00597 genome and encodes:
- a CDS encoding cytochrome P450, whose protein sequence is MPQPDISANDADFDTDPYAYYARLRATGPVHQVEVAAAEYAPAFLVVGYDEARQALSHPGLAKDWSSGAVLPGITVTEANSNMLEADPPHHTRLRRLVAREFTTRRVQAMRPRVQQITDELLDAMAARPQRTADLVKALAFPLPMTVIGELLGVPDLDRERFSYWSKEVLAPTSVAPSTTAHQKLGEYLTELVAAKAKDPGEDLLSALIRTRDEDGDALSPEELIGMAFLLLIAGHETTVNLISNGTRALLAHPDQLAALRADHDGLLDGAIEEMLRYDGPVQNSTYRYAREDMEIGGTAIPAGATVLVSLAGADRDPERYGDPDTFDIRRAPQGHLAFGHGLHFCIGAPLARMEGRIAIRGLLERFPDLAEDPAAGPPDHIGGSLIRGVTRLPVRW